One genomic region from Nilaparvata lugens isolate BPH chromosome 3, ASM1435652v1, whole genome shotgun sequence encodes:
- the LOC111049749 gene encoding proteasome subunit beta type-6, translated as MNVDTSNLNPNDWMNEELSTGTSIMAVEFDGGVVIGADSRTTTGSYIANRVTDKLTKITDNIYCCRSGSAADTQAIAEIVAYHLEFYTTEIGEEPLVETAAAIFREMCYTYRGQLMAGIIVAGWDSVKGGQVYDIPLGGMIIRERVSMGGSGSSYVLGYIDANYKPNMAKEDCIKLVSNTLTLAMSRDGSSGGIVRLGVIEAGKPIVRTTIPGNKLVRFYSGE; from the exons ATGAATGTTGATACTTCAAATTTGAACCCAAATGATTGGATGAATGAGGAGCTAAGTACGGGA actTCCATTATGGCTGTAGAATTTGATGGTGGGGTTGTCATTGGAGCTGATTCGAGAACTACAACCGG ATCTTACATCGCCAATCGTGTGACTGACAAACTGACAAAGATCACCGACAATATCTACTGCTGTCGGTCCGGCTCGGCTGCTGACACCCAGGCCATCGCCGAGATTGTCGCCTATCATCTCGAATTCTACAC AACTGAAATTGGCGAAGAGCCTCTGGTGGAGACGGCGGCGGCCATCTTCCGAGAGATGTGCTACACTTACAGAGGTCAGCTGATGGCTGGGATCATCGTGGCCGGCTGGGACAGCGTCAAGGGAGGACAG GTGTACGACATACCGCTGGGAGGTATGATAATTCGTGAACGAGTCAGCATGGGTGGGTCTGGCAGCTCCTATGTGCTGGGATATATTGACGCCAACTACAAACCCAACATGGCCAAGGAAGACTGCATCAAGCTTGTCAGCAATA CTCTAACGCTGGCTATGAGCCGCGATGGATCCAGTGGAGGCATTGTTCGGCTGGGAGTCATAGAGGCTGGCAAACCAATCGTCAGAACTACCATCCCTGGCAACAAACTCGTCAGATTCTATAGTGGAGAATAA